The following proteins come from a genomic window of Eretmochelys imbricata isolate rEreImb1 chromosome 11, rEreImb1.hap1, whole genome shotgun sequence:
- the PPIL3 gene encoding peptidyl-prolyl cis-trans isomerase-like 3 isoform X1: protein MAVTLHTDVGDIKIEIFCERTPKACENFLALCASNYYNGCIFHRNIKGFMVQTGDPTGSGKGGNSIWGRKFEDEYSEHLKHSVRGVVSMANNGPNTNGSQFFITYGKQPHLDMKYTVFGKVIDGLETLDELEKLPVNEKTYRPLNDVHIKDVTIHANPLAS, encoded by the exons ATG GCTGTCACACTACACACTGATGTGGGAGATATTAAAATAGAGATATTCTGTGAGCGAACACCTAAGGCCTGTGAA AACTTCCTGGCTCTTTGTGCTAGTAACTACTACAATGGCTGCATATTTCACCGGAATATCAAAGGATTCATGGTGCAGACAGGGGATCCAACAG GCTCTGGGAAAGGAGGTAACAGCATTTGGGGCAGGAAATTTGAAGATGAATATAGTGAACACCTAAAG CACAGTGTCCGCGGTGTCGTTTCCATGGCAAACAATGGCCCAAACACCAATGGATCTCAGTTCTTCATTACATACGGCAAACAGCCACACCTTGATATGAAGTATACTGTCTTTGGGAA GGTAATTGATGGTCTGGAGACCCTAGATGAGCTGGAGAAGCTCCCAGTGAATGAGAAAACCTACCGACCTCTTAACGATGTTCACATTAAGGATGTCACAATTCATGCCAACCCTTTGGCTTCATAG
- the CLK1 gene encoding dual specificity protein kinase CLK1 isoform X2 produces the protein MLEWFEHHGHVCIVFELLGLSTYDFIKENSFLPFRLDHIRKMAYQICKSVNFLHLNKLTHTDLKPENILFVKSDYVEEYNPKLKRDERTLKNPDIKIVDFGSATYDDEHHSTLVSTRHYRAPEVILALGWSQPCDVWSIGCILIEYYLGFTVFPTHDSKEHLAMMERILGPLPIHMIEKTRKRKYFHHNQLDWDEHSSAGRYVSRRCKPLKEFMLCQDLDHENLFDLIQKMLEYDPAKRITLDEALTHPFFSALKQENLYL, from the exons ATGTTGGAATGGTTTGAACATCACGGTCATGTTTGCATTGTTTTTGAACTACTGGGACTCAGTACCTACGACTTTATTAAAGAGAACAGTTTTTTGCCATTTCGGCTTGACCACATTAGGAAGATGGCATATCAGATTTGCAAATCTGTAAACT TTTTACACTTGAACAAATTGACTCATACAGATCTGAagcctgaaaatattttatttgtgaagTCTGACTATGTAGAAGAGTATAACCCCAAACTG aaaCGTGATGAACGCACTCTAAAAAATCCAGACATCAAAATTGTGGACTTTGGAAGTGCAACATATGATGACGAACATCACAGTACTCTAGTGTCTACAAGACATTACAGAGCTCCTGAAGTTATTTTAG cccTGGGATGGTCACAACCTTGTGATGTTTGGAGCATAGGTTGCATTCTCATAGAGTATTACCTTGGATTCACGGTATTTCCG ACACATGATAGTAAAGAGCATTTGGCAATGATGGAGAGAATACTGGGGCCTTTACCAATTCACATGATAGAGAAGACCAG GAAGCGCAAGTATTTCCACCATAACCAATTGGACTGGGATGAACATAGTTCTGCAGGTAGATATGTTTCAAGACGCTGTAAACCACTTAAG GAGTTCATGCTTTGTCAAGATTTGGACCATGAGAATCTGTTTGACCTCATTCAAAAAATGTTGGAGTATGACCCAGCCAAGAGAATTACTCTTGATGAGGCCTTGACCCATCCTTTCTTTTCTGCCCTAAAGCAGGAAAATCTATACTTATAG
- the CLK1 gene encoding dual specificity protein kinase CLK1 isoform X1, translated as MRHSKRTEYPDWDEKESWDTRKCSSSHKRKKRSHSSARENKRCKHNHSKVCDSHYSEASSVNERDHHDRRYIEEYRSDYSQVYENGHHHRDHENGYHNHSSKSSGHSGRSSYKRKHKTYHSASHHHSQMKSHRRKRSRSVEDDEEGHLICQSGDVLSARYEIIATLGEGAFGKVVECIDHKAEGRHVAVKIVKNVDRYCEAARSEIQVLEHLNASDPKSTFRCVQMLEWFEHHGHVCIVFELLGLSTYDFIKENSFLPFRLDHIRKMAYQICKSVNFLHLNKLTHTDLKPENILFVKSDYVEEYNPKLKRDERTLKNPDIKIVDFGSATYDDEHHSTLVSTRHYRAPEVILALGWSQPCDVWSIGCILIEYYLGFTVFPTHDSKEHLAMMERILGPLPIHMIEKTRKRKYFHHNQLDWDEHSSAGRYVSRRCKPLKEFMLCQDLDHENLFDLIQKMLEYDPAKRITLDEALTHPFFSALKQENLYL; from the exons ATGCGGCATTCCAAACGAACCGAGTATCCTGATTGGGATGAAAAGGAAAGCTGGGATACCAGAAAATGCAGCAGCAGCCATAAGAGAAAGAAGAGATCACACAGCAGTGCACGGGAGAACAAGCGCTGCAAACATAATCACTCCAAAGTTTGTGATAG tCATTATTCGGAAGCCAGCTCCGTAAATGAAAGAGATCATCATGACCGGCGTTACATTGAAGAATATAGAAGTGATTACAGTCAAGTGTATGAAAATGGGCACCATCACAGAGATCACGAAAATGGTTATCACAACCACAGTAGCAAGTCTTCAGGCCATAGTGGGAGGAGTAGCTATAAAAGAAAACACAAGACATATCACAGTGCCTCACATCATCATTCACAAATG AAGAGTCACCGAAGGAAAAGATCCAGGAGTGTAGAGGATGATGAGGAGGGTCACCTGATCTGTCAGAGTGGAGACGTACTAAGTGCAAGAT atGAAATTATTGCTACTCTGGGCGAAGGTGCTTTTGGAAAAGTAGTGGAGTGCATAGATCACAAAGC GGAAGGTAGACACGTAGCAGTGAAAATAGTAAAAAATGTTGATAGATATTGTGAAGCAGCTCGTTCAGAAATACAGGTATTGGAGCATTTAAATGCATCAGATCCCAAGAGCACATT TCGCTGTGTACAGATGTTGGAATGGTTTGAACATCACGGTCATGTTTGCATTGTTTTTGAACTACTGGGACTCAGTACCTACGACTTTATTAAAGAGAACAGTTTTTTGCCATTTCGGCTTGACCACATTAGGAAGATGGCATATCAGATTTGCAAATCTGTAAACT TTTTACACTTGAACAAATTGACTCATACAGATCTGAagcctgaaaatattttatttgtgaagTCTGACTATGTAGAAGAGTATAACCCCAAACTG aaaCGTGATGAACGCACTCTAAAAAATCCAGACATCAAAATTGTGGACTTTGGAAGTGCAACATATGATGACGAACATCACAGTACTCTAGTGTCTACAAGACATTACAGAGCTCCTGAAGTTATTTTAG cccTGGGATGGTCACAACCTTGTGATGTTTGGAGCATAGGTTGCATTCTCATAGAGTATTACCTTGGATTCACGGTATTTCCG ACACATGATAGTAAAGAGCATTTGGCAATGATGGAGAGAATACTGGGGCCTTTACCAATTCACATGATAGAGAAGACCAG GAAGCGCAAGTATTTCCACCATAACCAATTGGACTGGGATGAACATAGTTCTGCAGGTAGATATGTTTCAAGACGCTGTAAACCACTTAAG GAGTTCATGCTTTGTCAAGATTTGGACCATGAGAATCTGTTTGACCTCATTCAAAAAATGTTGGAGTATGACCCAGCCAAGAGAATTACTCTTGATGAGGCCTTGACCCATCCTTTCTTTTCTGCCCTAAAGCAGGAAAATCTATACTTATAG
- the PPIL3 gene encoding peptidyl-prolyl cis-trans isomerase-like 3 isoform X2 — protein sequence MNFLALCASNYYNGCIFHRNIKGFMVQTGDPTGSGKGGNSIWGRKFEDEYSEHLKHSVRGVVSMANNGPNTNGSQFFITYGKQPHLDMKYTVFGKVIDGLETLDELEKLPVNEKTYRPLNDVHIKDVTIHANPLAS from the exons ATG AACTTCCTGGCTCTTTGTGCTAGTAACTACTACAATGGCTGCATATTTCACCGGAATATCAAAGGATTCATGGTGCAGACAGGGGATCCAACAG GCTCTGGGAAAGGAGGTAACAGCATTTGGGGCAGGAAATTTGAAGATGAATATAGTGAACACCTAAAG CACAGTGTCCGCGGTGTCGTTTCCATGGCAAACAATGGCCCAAACACCAATGGATCTCAGTTCTTCATTACATACGGCAAACAGCCACACCTTGATATGAAGTATACTGTCTTTGGGAA GGTAATTGATGGTCTGGAGACCCTAGATGAGCTGGAGAAGCTCCCAGTGAATGAGAAAACCTACCGACCTCTTAACGATGTTCACATTAAGGATGTCACAATTCATGCCAACCCTTTGGCTTCATAG